From one Callithrix jacchus isolate 240 chromosome 2, calJac240_pri, whole genome shotgun sequence genomic stretch:
- the LOC100409442 gene encoding LOW QUALITY PROTEIN: putative NBPF family member NBPF5 (The sequence of the model RefSeq protein was modified relative to this genomic sequence to represent the inferred CDS: deleted 1 base in 1 codon; substituted 1 base at 1 genomic stop codon): MVEPAGHLSRERAEMNIPEINQELRSQLAESQQQFQDLKKKFPVSQATAYCRAKQLKKYTSCSGHRELVLAPSVGMKNPPQLEDDALEGSADNTQWRQVTGKIHASSVLKPKKIKRKLPFSKWICWPSCSGCRECEEYKHIRDCLLRHKVXFTEEMLAEELRQAEELRQYKALAHSQANLLTQLQEKLREVRDASCSLNQHFKALFTPDDPDKSQGQDLREQLAKGAKPAESHVNKLSPVPENDKEEEEDDTDEVVKKTQESAAPSEVQTAEEKEVPQDSLEECAATCSNSYGPSNSNQPHRSTKLTFEEDKVDSALIVDSESSQDEWKDTLNILSGNQNYHEEEEGKAPVPPG; the protein is encoded by the exons ATGGTGGAACCTGCTGGACATTTATCCAGGGAGAGGGCAGAGATGAACATCCCAGAAATCAACCAGGAATTGCGCTCCCAGCTGGCAGAGAGCCAACAGCAGTTCCAAGACCTCAAAAAGAAATTTCCTGTAAGTCAAGCTACTGCCTACTGTCGGGCCAAGCAACTGAAGAAATACACTTCATGCTCAGGGCACAGAGAGTTGGTTTTAGCCCCCTCCGTTGGGATGAAGAACCCTCCGCAGCTGGAAGATGATGCACTCGAAGGCTCAGCAGACAACACACAATGGCGTCAAGTCACTGGCAAAATTCATGCCTCCAGTGTTCTGAAACCAAAGAAGATTAAAAGAAAACTCCCATTCAGCAAGTGGATCTGTTGGCCTTCATGCTCAGGGTGCAGAGAGTGTGAAGAATACAAACACATCAGAGACTGTCTGCTGAGGCATAAAGTGTAGTTCACAGAGGAGATGCTGGCAGAGGAGCTCAGGCAAGCTGAGGAGCTCAGGCAATATAAAGCCCTGGCTCACTCTCAGGCAAATCTGCTGACCCAGTTACAGGAGAAGTTAAGGGAAGTGAGAGATGCCTCCTGCTCACTGAATCAGCATTTCAAGGCCCTCTTCACTCCTGATGACCCTGACAAGTCCCAGGGTCAGGACCTCCGAGAGCAGCTGGCT AAGGGTGCAAAGCCGGCAGAGAGTCATGTCAACAAGCTCAGCCCAGTTCcagaaaatgataaagaggaggaggaagatgacaCAGATGAGGTGGTCAAGAAAACACAGGAATCAGCTGCGCCCAGCGAGGTGCAGACGGCTGAGGAAAAGGAAGTCCCTCAGGACTCACTGGAGGAATGTGCTGCCACTTGTTCAAACAGCTACGGCCCTTCTAACTCCAACCAGCCTCACAGAAGCACCAAACTCACATTTGAGGAAGACAAAGTTGACTCTGCTCTGATTGTAGACAGTGAAAGCTCTCAGGATGAGTGGAAGGACACTCTAAACATTCTTTCAGGAAATCAAAATTATcatgaggaagaggaagggaaagcaCCAGTGCCCCCAGGTTGA